One region of Triticum aestivum cultivar Chinese Spring chromosome 6B, IWGSC CS RefSeq v2.1, whole genome shotgun sequence genomic DNA includes:
- the LOC123139651 gene encoding poly [ADP-ribose] polymerase 2-like: protein MHACIKIKQRSWPACRPCRYSSIWYVYVGGSAKHASTMAAHLHAILRTMLRCRLTLHPGGVPHMRRPPPLPPPPTHHASFFMPARGLAARASKNKMDATAAIGGTPLSTTPDAAALAARGDGDGVSDGKKAEAAKMVTTTKKGAAVLDPHIPDDIKKSWHVLQLDDEIYDATLNQTNVGANNNKFFIIQALGQIRS, encoded by the exons atgcatgcatgcatcaagatCAAGCAGAGATCCTGGCCTGCCTGCCGCCCCTGTAGGTATAGCTCCATCTGGTACGTATACGTAGGTGGGTCTGCGAAGCACGCCTCAACGATGGCCGCGCATCTCCATGCGATCCTGCGCACGATGCTCAGGTGCCGCCTGACTCTGCACCCCGGCGGCGTCCCGCACATGAGGAGgccccctcctctcccccctcctcctacTCATCATGCCAGCTTCTTCATGCCGGCGCGGGGGCTCGCCGCGAGAGCGAGCAAGAACAAGATGGACGCCACAGCTGCCATAGGCGGCACGCCGCTTTCGACGACCCCTGATGCCGCTGCCCTTGCAGCgagaggcgacggcgacggcgtcagCGATGGGAAGAAGGCCGAGGCCGCGAAGATGGTGACGACCACGAAGAAGGGCGCGGCGGTGCTGGATCCGCACATCCCCGACGACATAAAGAAGTCCTGGCACGTCCTGCAACTG GATGATGAGATCTATGACGCAACCTTGAACCAGACCAACGTCGGGGCCAACAACAATAAGTTCTTCATCATCCAAGCTCTAG GTCAAATtaggagctga
- the LOC123139369 gene encoding aspartic proteinase oryzasin-1, protein MAAAGHLMLLSCVLLHALLASPAEGLVQVALTKRPVDEDGPVVAGEDAQRLLAWRHGLVYNADAAPTTGGAEGHAVALKNHLNARYYGEVGVGTPPQNFTVIFDTGSADFWVPSSKCFLSIGCYLHASYKASKSATYKKNGKRVALRYETGAISGYLSQDNVQVGGVVVKNQDFIEATREPSITFMFRKFDGILGLGFKEIARGGAEPVWYNMVNQHLVGSPVFSFWFNRHAGEGQGGEIVFGGIDPKHHKEEHKYVPVTKKGYWQFDMGDVLIGGKSTGLCTSRCAAIADSGTSLLVGPTAIITQINEKIGAPGIFSQECKEVASQYGQRILDLLLNEIDPTKICPSVGLCTHGGTPGVSFGIRTVVDDETGRSNDAMCHVCEMAVMWAKNQLAQDQTRDLILKYINTLCGYIPSPMGESSVDCKRLASMPDVAFSIGSKKFALTPEQYILKIGEGDATKCISGFVAMDIPPPRGPIWILGDIFMGAYHTVFDYGKMKVGFAKAA, encoded by the exons ATGGCAGCCGCCGGCCACCTCATGCTCCTGTCCTGCGTGCTCCTCCACGCCCTCCTGGCCAGCCCCGCGGAGGGCCTGGTTCAGGTGGCGCTGACGAAGCGGCCCGTGGACGAGGACGGCCCTGTCGTCGCCGGAGAGGACGCACAGCGCCTCCTCGCGTGGCGGCACGGCCTCGTCTACAACGCCGACGCCGCGCCCACAACAGGAGGTGCAGAGGGCCACGCCGTGGCGCTGAAGAACCACCTCAACGCCCGGTACTACGGCGAGGTCGGCGTCGGGACGCCGCCGCAGAACTTCACCGTCATCTTCGACACGGGCAGCGCCGACTTCTGGGTGCCCTCCTCCAAGTGCTTCCTCTCG ATTGGATGCTATCTGCACGCGAGCTACAAGGCCAGCAAGTCCGCCACGTACAAGAAGAACG GAAAAAGGGTCGCACTTCGTTACGAAACAGGTGCAATTTCTGGCTATCTTAGCCAGGACAATGTGCAAGTTGGTGGTGTAGTTGTAAAAAATCAG GATTTCATTGAAGCTACCAGGGAACCAAGTATTACTTTCATGTTTAGGAAGTTCGATGGCATTCTCGGTCTTGGATTTAAAGAAATCGCTAGGGGCGGTGCTGAACCTGTCTG GTACAACATGGTTAACCAACATCTGGTTGGTAGCCCTGTTTTCTCGTTCTGGTTCAACCGGCATGCTGGTGAAGGGCAGGGGGGAGAAATTGTGTTTGGAGGAATCGATCCTAAGCATCACAAGGAAGAACATAAATACGTTCCTGTTACTAAGAAGGGATACTGGCAG TTTGATATGGGTGATGTCTTGATTGGAGGAAAGTCCACAG GATTATGTACATCTCGCTGTGCAGCTATAGCAGATTCGGGAACTTCGTTGCTTGTTGGTCCCACT GCAATAATTACTCAGATAAATGAAAAGATTGGTGCACCTGGGATTTTCAGCCAAGAGTGCAAGGAAGTTGCTTCTCAGTACGGGCAACGGATCTTAGATCTATTGCTAAATGAG ATCGACCCAACAAAAATATGTCCTTCTGTTGGTCTATGCACTCACGGTGGAACTCCAGGTGTAAG CTTTGGTATTCGGACTGTGGTAGATGATGAAACCGGGAGATCAAATGATGCCATGTGCCATGTTTGTGAGATGGCTGTTATGTGGGCAAAGAACCAACTTGCACAGGATCAAACACGGGATCTTATATTGAAGTACATTAATACG CTATGTGGCTATATCCCTAGCCCTATGGGAGAATCATCAGTGGACTGCAAAAGACTTGCATCCATGCCTGACGTCGCCTTCTCCATCGGCAGCAAAAAGTTTGCACTCACACCAGAGCAA TACATCCTGAAGATTGGCGAGGGAGATGCTACTAAGTGCATCAGTGGATTCGTAGCTATGGACATTCCTCCTCCCCGTGGTCCTATCTG GATCTTGGGTGATATATTCATGGGGGCCTATCACACTGTCTTTGACTATGGTAAAATGAAGGTTGGCTTCGCGAAGGCGGCATAG
- the LOC123139366 gene encoding poly [ADP-ribose] polymerase 2-like, whose protein sequence is MPRHEAICAFKFKFWQKTNNEWSNRKNFRCHSKKYTWLEIDYGRGDKETKKEFVANQETKLETQTAHSISVIRDINMLKQQMVETGYDADKLPLGKISKSTILKFHRAMTF, encoded by the exons ATGCCACGACACGAAGCGATTTGTGCATTTAAATTCAAGTTTTGGCAGAAAACTAATAATGAATGGTCCAATCGCAAGAACTTCAGGTGTCACTCAAAGAAATACACCTGGCTTGAAATTGACTATGGTAGAGGTGACAAGGAAACA AAGAAAGAATTTGTCGCCAATCAAGAGACAAAGCTTGAGACTCAAACTGCGCATTCCATATCCGTCATCCGCGATATTAACATGCTGAAGCAGCAAATGGTGGAAACCG GTTATGATGCCGATAAACTTCCTCTTGGAAAGATAAGCAAGTCTACCATACTGAAG TTCCATAGGGCTATGACATTTTAA